Proteins encoded by one window of Nyctibius grandis isolate bNycGra1 chromosome 15, bNycGra1.pri, whole genome shotgun sequence:
- the GNA13 gene encoding guanine nucleotide-binding protein subunit alpha-13: MADFLPSRSVLSGCFPGCLLTSGEAEQQRKSKEIDKCLNREKTYVKRLVKILLLGAGESGKSTFLKQMRIIHGQDWDRAAREEFRATIYSNVIKGVRVLVDAREKLHIPWGDPANQSNGDTMMAFDTRSVTVAQGMVETAVFLQYLPAIRALWADSGIQHAYDRRREFQLGESVKYFLDNLDKLGEQDYLPSQQDILLARRPTKGIHEYDFEIKNVPFKMVDVGGQRSERKRWFECFDSVTSILFLVSSSEFDQVLMEDRQTNRLTESLNIFETIVNNRVFSNVSIILFLNKTDLLEEKVQKVSIKDYFPEFEGDPHCLTHVQKFLVDCFRTKRRDQQQKPLYHHFTTAINTENIRLVFRDVKDTILHDNLKQLMLQ; this comes from the exons ATGGCGGACTTCCTGCCGTCCCGCTCCGTGCTGTCGGGCTGCTTCCCCGGCTGCCTGCTCACCAGCGGCGAGGCCGAGCAGCAGCGCAAGTCCAAGGAGATCGACAAGTGCCTCAACCGCGAGAAGACGTACGTGAAGCGCCTCGTCAAGATCCTGCTGCTGGGCGCGGGCGAGAGCGGCAAGTCCACCTTCCTCAAGCAGATGCGGATCATCCACGGGCAGGACTGGGACCGGGCGGCCCGCGAGGAGTTCCGCGCCACCATCTACAGCAACGTGATCAAGG GTGTGAGAGTCCTCGTAGATGCCAGAGAGAAACTTCATATCCCTTGGGGAGATCCTGCTAACCAGAGTAATGGAGATACGATGATGGCTTTTGATACTCGGTCAGTGACGGTGGCGCAAGGCATGGTGGAGACGGCAGTTTTTTTACAGTACCTGCCAGCCATAAGAGCTCTATGGGCGGATAGTGGTATCCAGCATGCGTACGACAGGCGCAGAGAATTCCAGCTG gGGGAATCTGTAAAGTATTTCTTGGACAACTTGGATAAACTTGGAGAACAA gaTTATCTTCCCTCACAGCAAGATATACTGCTGGCACGAAGACCCACAAAAGGGATTCACGAGTAcgactttgaaataaaaaatgttcctttcaaGATGGTTGATGTAGGTGGCCAAAGGTCAGAACGGAAACGTTGGTTCGAATGCTTCGACAGTGTCACATCAATACTCTTCCTTGTTTCCTCAAGTGAGTTTGACCAAGTGCTGATGGAGGATCGGCAAACGAATCGCCTTACGGAATCCCTGAACATTTTTGAAACAATAGTCAATAACCGGGTTTTCAGTAACGTCTCAATCATTCTCTTCTTAAATAAGACGGACTTGCTTGaggaaaaagtacaaaaagtGAGCATCAAAGACTATTTTCCAGAGTTTGAAGGAGATCCCCACTGCTTAACACATGTCCAGAAATTCCTGGTGGATTGTTTTCGTACTAAACGCCGGGACCAGCAGCAGAAGCCCCTCTACCACCACTTCACCACTGCTATTAACACAGAAAACATCCGGCTAGTTTTCCGTGATGTCAAGGATACCATCCTTCACGACAACCTCAAGCAGCTTATGTTACAGTGA